A single Rattus norvegicus strain BN/NHsdMcwi chromosome 5, GRCr8, whole genome shotgun sequence DNA region contains:
- the Crocc gene encoding rootletin isoform X2 yields MSLGLAESLQAQLALEIVIQTLESCVLEPDQEKSLSVQNPAQDFQGASLPVCVREIITSNLSQPETPAPLQVPEMASLLSLQEENQLLQQELSRVEDLLAQSRAERDELAIKYNAINERLEQAVRLETGELEAQEPRGLVRQSVELRRQLQEEQASYRRKLQAYQEGQQRQAQLVQRLQAKILQYKKQCSEMEKQLLERSTELEQQRLRDTEHSQDLDRALLRLEEEQQRSASLAQVNDMLREQLDQANLANQTLSEDICKVTSDWTRSCKELEQREATWRREEESFNAYFSSEHSRLLLLWRQVMGLRRMASEVKMGTERDLLQLGGELVRTSRAVQEVGLGLSASLQRAESRAEAALEKQKLLQAQLEEQLRAKLLREKDLAQLQVQSDLDKADLSARVTELALSVEHLQNQNTEKDQVNRTLSDKLEALESLRLQEQTTLDTEDGEGLQQTLRDLAQAALSDTESGVQLSNSERTADTSDGSFRGLFGQRTPTPPRHSSPGRGRSPRRGLSPACSDSSTLTLIHSALHKRQLQVQDMRGRYEASQDLLGSVRKQLSDSEGERRGLEEQLQRLRDQTATSVQAQEDAQREAQRLRSANEILSREKGNLSHSLQVAQQQAEDLRQELEKLQAAQEELRRQHTQLEDQQEDTVQEGARARRELERSHRQLEQLEVKRSGLTKELVEVREALSCAVLQRDVLQTEKAEVAEALTKAEAGRAQLELSVTKLRAEEASLRDSLSKMSALNESLAQDKLELNRLIAQLEEEKAALLGRQQQAEHATSLAVEKQERLEQLRLEQEVERQGLEGSLCVAEQAREALGQQILVLRSERSHLQEQVAQLSRQLNGRDQELDQALRESQRQVEALERAAREKEAMAKERAGLAVQLAAAEREGRTLSEETIRLRLEKEALESSLFDVQRQLAQLEARREQLEADSQALLLAKETLTGELAGLRQQVTATEEKAALDKELMTQKLVQAERETQASLREQRAAHEEDLQRLQREKEAAWRELQAERAQLQGQLQQEREELLARMEAEKEELSEEIAALQQERDEGLLLAESEKQQALSLKESEKTALSEKLMGTRHSLAAISLEMERQKRDAQSRQEQDRNTVNALTSELRDLRAQLEEATAAHAQQVKELQEQTGNLGRQREACMREAEELRTQLRLLEDTRDGLRRELLEAQRKVRDSQDSSEAHRQEASELRRSLSEGTKEREALRRSNEELRTAVKKAESERISLKLANEDKEQKLALLEEARMSVAKEAGELRASLQEVERSRLEARRELQELRRQMKTLDSDNGRLGRELADLQSRLALGERTEKESRREVLGLRQKVLKGESSLEALKQELQGSQRKLQEQEAEFRARERGLLGSLEEARGAEKKLLDSARSLELRLEGVRAETSELGLRLSAAEGRAQGLEVELARVEAQRRVAEAQLGGLRSALRRGLGLGRVSSSPAREAPAGGSGDGLSSPSPLEYSPRSQPPSPGPVASPAPPDLDPEAVRDALRDFLQELRSAQRERDELRVQTSTLSQQLAEMEAERDHAASRAKQLQKAVAESEEAWRSADRRLSGAQAELALQEESVRRSRRECRATLDQMAVLERSLQATESELRASQEKVNKMKATEVKLESDKRRLKEVLDASESRSIKLELQRRALEGELQRSRLGLGDREAHAQALQDRVDSLQRQVADSEVKAGTLQLTVERLSGALAKVEESEGTLRSKVQSLTDALAQSSASLTSSQDKNLYLQKALSTCEHDRQVLQERLDAARQALSEARRQSSSLGEQVQTLRGELANLELQRGDAEGQLQQLQQVLRQRQEGEAVALRSVQKLQEERRLLQERLGSLQRALAQLEAEKRELERSALQLDKDRVALRKTLDKVEREKLRSHEDTLRLNAERGRLDRTLTGAELDLAEAQQQIQHLEVVEVLERNHSPVQVEADEQHLELQQEVERLRSAQVRTERTLEARERAHRQRVSGLEEQVQGPFLREGAGMELWGWREDWSCPLQLEKGQTD; encoded by the exons ATGAGCCTGGGGCTGGCAGAATCCCTGCAGGCCCAGCTGGCACTGGAGATTGTGATCCAG ACACTGGAGAGTTGTGTCCTGGAACCAGACCAAGAGAAGAGCCTGAGTGTACAGAACCCAGCCCAGGATTTCCAGGGAGCCAGCCTACCTGTCTGTGTTAGGGAGATCATCACCAGCAACCTCTCCCAGCCTGAGACCCCAG CCCCACTCCAGGTCCCAGAGATGGCCTCACTGCTGTCCCTGCAGGAGGAAAACCAGCTGCTGCAGCAGGAGCTGTCCCGGGTGGAGGACCTGCTGGCCCAGAGCCGTGCAGAGCGTGATGAACTTGCCATCAAGTACAATGCCATCAATGAGAGG CTGGAGCAGGCTGTGCGGCTGGAGACTGGGGAGCTGGAGGCACAGGAGCCCCGGGGTCTGGTGCGGCAGAGCGTGGAGCTGAGGAGGCAGCTGCAGGAGGAGCAGGCCTCCTACCGGCGCAAGCTACAGGCCTACCAGGAGGGCCAGCAGCGGCAGGCCCAGCTAGTGCAGCGGCTGCAGGCCAAG ATCCTGCAGTACAAGAAGCAGTGCTCAGAGATGGAGAAGCAGCTGCTGGAAAGGTCCACCGAGCTGGAGCAGCAGCGACTGAGG GACACAGAGCACAGCCAGGACCTGGACAGAGCTCTTCTGCGCCTAGAGGAAGAGCAGCAGAG AAGTGCCAGCTTGGCCCAGGTGAACGACATGCTGAGAGAGCAGCTAGACCAGGCAAACCTGGCCAACCAGACTCTGAGCGAGGACATTTGCAAGGTGACCAGTGACTGGACCCGAAGCTGTAAGGAGCTGGAACAGAGGGAGGCAACATGGAGGCGTGAGGAGGAG TCCTTCAACGCCTACTTCAGCAGCGAGCACAGCCGCCTGCTGCTCCTCTGGAGGCAGGTCATGGGGCTCCGAAGGATGGCCAGCGAGGTGAAGATGGGCACCGAGAG GGACCTACTACAGCTAGGAGGAGAACTAGTCCGGACATCCCGGGCTGTCCAGGAGGTGGGCCTAGGACTGAGTGCCAGCCTGCAGCGGGCTGAGAGCAGGGCTGAGGCGGCTCTGGAGAAGCAAAAGCTGCTGCAGGCCCAACTGGAGGAGCAGCTACGGGCCAAGCTGCTCCGGGAGAAGGACCTGGCCCAGCTTCAGGTGCAGAGTGACCTGGACAAGGCTGATCTCAGTGCCAG AGTGACAGAGCTGGCCTTGTCTGTGGAACACCTTCAGAACCAGAACACAGAGAAGGACCAGGTCAACAGGACCCTCTCTGACAAGTTGGAGGCCCTG GAGTCTCTGCGGCTCCAGGAGCAGACAACCCTGGACACTGAGGATGGAGAGGGGCTGCAGCAGACCTTGAGAGACCTGGCACAG GCTGCCCTCTCTGATACTGAGAGTGGTGTCCAGCTCAGCAACTCAGAGCGCACTGCGGATACCTCAGACGGCAGCTTCCGCGGCCTCTTTGGCCAGCGGACTCCAACTCCACCGCGGCACTCCTCCCCGGGTCGAGGTCGTTCTCCACGCCGAGGTCTGTCCCCAGCCTGCTCTGACTCCTCCACACTCACGCTGATCCACTCTGCCCTGCACAAGCGCCAGCTACAGGTCCAG GACATGCGTGGGCGCTATGAAGCCAGCCAAGATCTGTTGGGTTCCGTGCGCAAGCAACTTAGTGACAGTGAGGGTGAGCGGCGTGGCCTGGAGGAGCAGCTACAGCGCCTCCGGGACCAGACAGCAACCTCAGTCCAGGCCCAAGAGGATGCGCAGCGTGAGGCCCAGCGCCTACGCAGTGCCAACGAGATCCTGAGCAG GGAGAAGGGCAACCTGAGCCACAGCCTGCAGGTGGCCCAGCAGCAAGCTGAGGATCTGCGCCAGGAGCTGGAAAAGCTGCAGGCCGCCCAGGAGGAGCTGAGGCGGCAGCACACCCAGCTGGAGGACCAGCAGGAGGACACGGTGCAGGAGGGCGCCCGGGCCCGCCGCGAGCTAGAGCGCAG CCATCGGCAGCTGGAGCAGCTGGAAGTGAAGCGCTCGGGGCTGACCAAGGAGCTGGTGGAGGTGCGGGAGGCACTGAGCTGCGCTGTACTGCAGAGGGATGTGCTGCAGACAGAGAAGGCAGAGGTGGCTGAGGCGCTGACCAAG GCTGAGGCAGGCCGTGCGCAGCTGGAGCTCTCTGTGACCAAGCTGAGGGCAGAGGAGGCTTCCCTGCGAGATTCCTTGTCCAAGATGAGTGCCCTCAACGAGAGTCTCGCCCAGGACAAGCTGGAATTAAACCGCCTCATCGCCCAG CTAGAGGAAGAAAAGGCGGCGCTCCTGGGCCGCCAGCAGCAGGCGGAGCACGCCACTTCGCTGGCTGTGGAGAAGCAGGAACGGTTGGAGCAGCTGAGACTGGAGCAGGAGGTGGAGAGGCAGGGCCTGGAGGGCTCCCTGTGTGTGGCTGAGCAGGCCCGGGAGGCGCTGGGGCAGCAGATCCTTGTATTGCGCAGCGAACGCAGCCATCTGCAGGAGCAGGTGGCCCAG CTCTCCCGGCAGCTGAATGGACGGGACCAGGAGTTGGATCAGGCCCTGCGGGAGTCCCAGCGGCAGGTGGAGGCCCTGGAGCGCGCTGCCCGGGAGAAGGAGGCGATGGCCAAGGAACGGGCTGGCCTGGCTGTGCAGCTGGCAGCAGCCGAGCGTGAGGGCCGGACCCTGTCAGAGGAGACCATTCGCCTGCG CTTGGAGAAGGAGGCCCTGGAGAGCAGCCTGTTTGACGTGCAGAGGCAGCTGGCTCAGCTCGAGGCCCGCCGGGAGCAGCTAGAAGCGGACAGTCAAGCCCTGCTGCTGGCCAAGGAAACTCTGACTG GGGAGCTGGCAGGCCTGCGGCAGCAGGTAACAGCCACTGAAGAGAAAGCGGCCTTGGACAAGGAGCTGATGACCCAGAAGCTAGTGCAAGCAGAGCGGGAGACTCAGGCCTCTCTGCGGGAACAGCGGGCAGCCCATGAGGAGGATCTGCAGAGACTCCAGCGGGAGAAG GAGGCTGCATGGCGGGAGCTTCAGGCAGAGCGGGCCCAGCTGCAGGGCCAGTTACAGCAGGAGCGAGAGGAGCTGCTGGCCCGGATGGAGGCTGAGAAGGAGGAGCTGAGTGAGGAGATCGCCGCGCTGCAGCAGGAGCGGGACGAGGGCCTGCTCCTGGCGGAGAGTGAGAAGCAGCAG GCCTTGTCCTTGAAGGAGTCTGAGAAGACGGCACTGTCAGAGAAGTTGATGGGAACCCGGCACAGTCTGGCTGCCATCTCTCTGGAGATGGAACGGCAGAAGCGAGATGCCCAGAGCCGGCAGGAACAGGACCGG AACACAGTGAACGCCCTAACATCTGAACTTCGAGACCTCCGGGCTCAGCTGGAAGAAGCCACAGCAGCCCATGCACAGCAGGTGAAAGAACTCCAGGAGCAGACGGGGAACCTGGGTCGGCAGCGGGAGGCCTGCATGAGGGAG GCAGAAGAGCTGAGGACTCAGCTGCGCTTGTTGGAGGATACCCGTGATGGGCTGCGGCGGGAGCTGCTGGAGGCTCAGCGCAAGGTCCGGGACAGCCAGGACAGCTCCGAGGCCCATCGCCAGGAGGCTAGTGAGCTGCGGCGCAGTCTGAGTGAGGGCACCAAGGAGCGTGAGGCCCTGCGGCGTTCCAACGAGGAGCTGAGGACCGCTGTGAAGAAGGCAGAGAGCGAGCGGATCAG CCTGAAGCTTGCCAATGAGGACAAGGAGCAGAAGCTGGCCCTCCTGGAAGAGGCTCGAATGTCTGTCGCCAAGGAGGCTGGAGAGCTTCGGGCCTCACTGCAGGAAGTGGAGCGATCCCGGCTGGAGGCTCGACGTGAGCTGCAGGAGCTTAGGCGACAG ATGAAGACTCTGGACAGTGACAATGGCCGACTGGGCCGTGAGCTGGCAGACCTGCAGAGCCGCTTGGCCCTGGGCGAGCGGACAGAGAAGGAGAGCCGGCGAGAGGTCCTGGGCCTGCGGCAGAAGGTGCTGAAAGGCGAGAGCAGCCTGGAGGCCTTGAAGCAGGAG ctccagggTTCCCAGAGGAAGCTGCAGGAGCAAGAGGCTGAGTTCCGTGCACGCGAACGAGGCCTGTTGGGCTCCCTGGAGGAGGCGCGTGGTGCCGAGAAGAAGCTTCTGGACTCTGCTCGCAGCCTGGAGCTAAGACTGGAGGGTGTGCGGGCAGAGACCTCAGAGCTGGGGCTGCGGCTGAGTGCAGCTGAGGGCCGGGCCCAGGGCCTGGAGGTCGAGCTTGCCCGCGTGGAGGCGCAGCGCCGGGTAGCCGAGGCCCAGCTGGGTGGCCTGCGCTCCGCCCTGCGCcggggcctgggcctgggccgaGTGTCCAGCTCCCCGGCTCGAGAGGCCCCTGCAGGAG GAAGTGGGGACGGACTCAGCAGCCCCAGTCCTTTGGAATATAGCCCTCGGTCCCAGCCCCCGTCTCCAGGGCCTGTTGCCTCCCCGGCACCTCCAGACTTGGACCCAGAAGCTGTGCGTGACGCCCTCCGAGATTTTCTGCAAGAGCTGCGGAGTGCCCAGCGGGAGCGG GATGAACTTAGAGTCCAGACTAGCACCCTGAGTCAACAGCTGGCTGAGATGGAGGCCGAGAGAGACCATGCAGCCTCAAGGGCCAAGCAGCTGCAGAAGGCAGTAGCTGAGAGCGAGGAAG CCTGGCGCAGTGCAGACAGGCGGCTGAGCGGGGCCCAGGCCGAGCTGGCACTGCAGGAAGAGAGTGTGCGACGTAGCAGGCGGGAGTGCAGGGCCACGCTGGACCAGATGGCAGTGCTGGAGAGGAGCCTGCAGGCCACCGAGAGCGAGCTCCGGGCCAGCCAG GAGAAGGTCAACAAGATGAAGGCCACTGAGGTGAAGCTGGAGAGCGACAAGCGGCGACTGAAGGAGGTGCTGGATGCGTCTGAGAGCCGCTCCATCAAACTGGAGCTGCAGCGGCGCGCTCTCGAGGGCGAGCTGCAGCGCAGCCGCCTAGGCCTGGGGGACCGTGAGGCCCACGCTCAGGCCCTCCAGGATCGGGTGGACTCCCTGCAGAGACAG GTGGCAGACAGTGAGGTGAAGGCAGGGACCTTACAGCTAACAGTGGAGCGGCTCAGTGGGGCACTGGCCAAGGTGGAGGAGAGCGAGGGGACCCTGCGGAGCAAGGTGCAGAGCCTGACAGATGCCCTGGCCCAGAGCAGTGCCAGTCTCACCAGCAGTCAGGACAAGAATCTGTACCTACAGAAGGCCTTGAGTACCTGCGAACATGACCGCCAAGTGCTGCAG GAACGGCTGGACGCTGCCAGACAGGCACTGTCTGAAGCTCGAAGGCAAAGCAGCTCCCTGGGTGAGCAGGTGCAGACTCTGCGGGGTGAGCTGGCCAACCTGGAGCTGCAGCGGGGCGATGCTGAAGGCCagctgcagcagctgcagcag GTGCTGCGGCAGCGGCAGGAAGGGGAGGCCGTGGCTTTGCGCTCCGTCCAGAAGCTACAGGAGGAGCGGCGCCTGTTGCAGGAGCGCCTGGGCAGTCTGCAGCGAGCCCTGGCCCAGCTGGAAGCTGAGAAACGTGAGCTGGAGCGGTCGGCACTGCAGCTGGACAAGGACCGTGTGGCACTCAGGAAGACACTGGACAAG GTGGAGCGGGAGAAGCTTCGAAGCCACGAGGACACACTGCGCTTGAATGCAGAGAGGGGCCGCCTGGACCGCACACTCACAGGAGCTGAGCTGGACCTGGCTGAAGCCCAACAGCAGATCCAACATTTAGAG GTGGTGGAAGTCCTGGAGCGGAACCACAGTCCTGTCCAGGTGGAGGCAGATGAGCAGCACCTGGAGCTGCAACAGGAGGTTGAGCGCCTGCGCAGTGCCCAGGTACGGACAGAGCGCACACTGGAGGCACGGGAGCGGGCCCACCGCCAGCGCGTGTCGGGGCTGGAGGAGCAGGTACAAGGGCCTTTCCTGAGAGAAGGAGCTGGGATGGAATtgtggggctggagggaggacTGGTCATGCCCTCTACAACTTGAAAAGGGCCAAACAGATTGA